A region of the Sminthopsis crassicaudata isolate SCR6 chromosome 6, ASM4859323v1, whole genome shotgun sequence genome:
CCCAGCATGCCTCTGTGTGGGCCCCCCACTGAGCCTCGGGCCTGGCTTGTGCCCAGGCCGTGCCTCCTGCTCCTCGTGGGCTTCACCCGCTGCCTGGCACTGCGGGCCTTCGTACATGCGGGTGGGCGTGAGCCCTTGCGCTGGTCCCTCAGCAGGGGGAGCCTTGGTGCTTCCCGGATGGAGCTGGCCCCCCATTTTATTCCCCCAAGAAAGACCCTCTGTCGGATGACCAGGAGAGTGTTTTATTCAAGCGTCCCAGCCCTCCTATCCCCGGAGCAAGACCCTCCCGGGAGAGCCCAGGACCACCGGCCCCTCCCCCAGCACAGGGGTGCACCCTGGAGAAGGCTCGGGAGCGGCTGCCCAGCCACTTACCTCGGCCCGAGCTCCGCTGCCTCCCGCCCCAAGCAGCCTCCCCCGTCCCCCCCGAAGCCGCGAGAGATGGAGGGCCACTGGCGGGACGGGACCGAGGCGAGCTGCCTGCTCTCCGGGGAAAGCCGAGCACCCCTTCGGATCCCCCGGGCCTGGAGGCCACCCCCTGCTTCCGTCTGAAGCCAATTAGGCAGCGGGGATTCGCAGGGGAGGGGCGGGACGCGAGTGGGGGCGGGGCGGCTGAGTGCCCCCGTCTGGGAGTGGGTAGGGACTGTGTGTGTTGGGGGAACGCTCTTCCGCCATCCGAGATGCCGAGAGCCGTGGGGGCTGGAGGCAGAGAGACGGCGGCGAGGACGACCCCTTCCCTGAGGACTCCGTTGCGGGCTCAGAGAtggaggagagaagtcagagtctCCCAGCCCGGCAGAGGACGATCGGGCTGTCCGAGAGGACCACGCGCTCGCTCCCCGGGGCCCCGAGCGCCGGCCGGGCAGAAAGCCTCCTCCAAGTCCTGGGGCCAAAATGGAGCCCCTGCCGCTCCCCAAGGGCCTCAGGGCGTTACGCGAGGCAGCAAGTTCCAGCCCGGCCTCCCGCCCTCAGCGGCGGCGCCTCCGCCAGTCGCGCCGTCCAGGCCCAGGGTAGGCGGCTCTGCAGCAGGGACTCCCAGAGCGCACCCCGCGCAGCGCGGAGCCAATGAGCTCGGGAGGCGGGGGCGACAGCTCCGCCACGGACTCAGCCCCGCCTCCCAGCTGTCACTCAAATCCAGAGCGAGAAACGCGCCCGGGCACGGGCCGAGACCTTCTGGCCTAAGCGCGCCGCCGTAGGTGTGGGCGAGACCATCACCACACCGGAAGAGAGATGCGCCCCCACGCCGCCGCGGCTTCTCGGGGCCACGCAGCCCGAGATCCCACACGCAGAAAACCGGGCCTGCGGCCTCGGTGAGAACTTCGAGCGGGGTGAAAAGGGAGCGGGGCCGAGCcacttcctgcctccctccccccgCTGTTCCAGGCAGTGGAAACAGCCGGAAGCGGAAGCGGGGACGAGAGGAGGCGGGACACCCAGTGTTGCCTTAACTCTGGCAGACGAAGAACCGAATCTCAGTTTATCTCTGCCGCTACCTCCGCCATGATCATCCCGGTGCGCTGCTTCACATGCGGCAAGATCGTGGGCAACAAGTGGGAGGCCTACCTGGGGCTGCTGCAGGCCGAGTACACCGAGGGGTGAGTTCCCGGAgcccgggggggggggagcaCCGCGGGGGGGGGAGCACCGCGGGGGGGGGGAGCTccggggggaaggaagggaggggccTGGGGCCGGCGACCCCCCCCCCTTCAGGACCCTCTTTGGCCTATTGCAGGGACGCCCTGGACGCGCTGGGCCTGAAGCGCTACTGCTGCCGGAGGATGCTGCTGTCCCACGTGGACCTGATAGAGAAGCTTCTCAACTACGCGCCCCTGGAGAAGTGAGCCCGCCCCGCGGGGAGGCGCGAGCCCCGTGCGAGGCGAGGCCCCCCAGCCCCGGCCGCCCCGGGATCCCAGCGCGAAATTAAGCTGTGTTTGGGAAGTGGCGCCGTCTCCCGGGGGCTCCTGCGGGCCCCGAGGCCCCGCCCCCTCCGCGCCGAAGACTTTTTTCAGTGTGTTAAAATTGACGTTGCATGGCGTGAAATAAAAGTTTAAACACTGGTCTATTTCAGGTGTACTTGAACAAATCCCTCGGGACCCCTGGTGACGCCTCATCAGCCCCCCCCCCAAGCGAGCTGCCCCTCGGCGGCTGAATTGCTTCCCCTTTTAAAGTTGGGGGGGGAGCTCTACTGGGGCTCCGGGCCCGCCCCTCTTCCCAGCATGCCTCTGTGTGGGCCCCCCACTGAGCCTCGGGCCTGGCTTGTGCCCAGGCCGTGCCTCCTGCTCCTCGTGGGCTTCACCCGCTGCCTGGCACTGCGGGCCTTCGTACATGCGGGTGGGCGTGAGCCCTTGCGCTGGTCCCTCAGCAGGGGGAGCCTTGGTGCTTCCACGATGGAGCTGGCCCCCCATTTTATTCCCCCAAGAAAGACCCTCTGTCGGATGACCAGGAGAGTGTTTTATTCAAGTGTCCCAGCCCTCCCATCCCCGGAGCAAGACCCTCGGGGAGAGCCCAGGAGCACCGGCCCCTCCCCCAAAGCCCCGTGCGGGGGACCCTGACCTTCCCTGCCCTCCTTTCCACAAAAGGCACAGGCTAACGGGTGGACGCTCTCAAGGCACTTGATACCCCCCCAGGGGTCATGGGGCTAGGGGTCAGCCTGGAGATGAGGGGTACCCAGGGGAAAGGAGACCCACTCTGGCCCTGTCCCCTCCCCCATGGGTGGAGGCTGCCTCCTGGCCTGGCATCCGCCCCTCTTCAGGAAGGGTCCAGGACCTCCCCGGGGGGCGGGGCTTATCAGCAGGCTGGGTCAGCCAGTGGGGGGCAGAGGCTTCCCCACCGAGTCAGTAGTTTCTAAGCAGTAGTCGTGCTGGGCTGTAGCTTAAGTACAAAGACAAAGGAAGGCGGCAATAACTTAGCGTGGGGCAGGCGGGCGCCCCTTCCCCTGGAGTCGGCCTAGTAGTGCTCCAGCTTGAGGCTTTTGTACAGGCAGCAGGTGAAAATCATCCCAAAGATCTGGGGAGAGAAGGGAATCGGGTTACGGGGCCGCCGGCTCCCCCAGAGAACTGTGCGCCCCTGCCCGCCCCATCTCCCCTCTGCGCCCCTGCCCGCCCCATCTCCCCTCTGCGCCCCTGCCCGCCCCTCACCTGCACACAGGCAATGCCCAGGCCCACGGCCCCGATGATCTTCAGGTGCTCCTGAATGAACTTCTCCAGTTTGCTGATGCAGCCGCCCTGGGGGACGGGAGGGAAGCCTCCTGAGGAGGGCTGGCGGTGTCCCGGCCAGATCCGCTCCTAAGGgatccctccatcccctccttgGGGGGCAGAGAGGGCACAGGCAGCTGTTTCTCCCAGCCCCCACCTACCTCCACTTTGTAGATGTTGGAGGCGTGGTCGCGCTGGCCACAGCCCTCCACCACCGTCTTGCAGCAGCTATCGGGGAACTTTCGGCCTCCGGCCTCTCCGGACCGAATCCACGTGCTCTCAGCCCAGTCTCGGGAGTTGTTGCTCCCGCAGCACTTGAACTAGCGTGGGCGGCAAAGGGGAGGCCAGAGTGAGGAGAGGGCCCTGGAGaagggggcgggggagggggcccCAGGGTCCAAGGCCAGAGGCTCAGTGGCCGGCGAGGGCACAAGGGCACCGACCTCCTGCTGCAGCTTGTCCACCGCCGTGGTCACCCCTTCCTGGCCGGGCTGCTGGTACTTCTGGACCATGGTGTCCTTGAGGTTATCCTTCAGCTCAGAGCTCAGCTGGAGGCGAGGGAGGGGGCAGGCCGTGAACCCGGAGCTCCCACGGGGGAGGCGGGGGcccagcttcccccccccccagtattcTGTCGGTCCTTAGGAAATGTTCATGTCACTTTGGGCCGAAGCAGGGCAGTCCCTGAACCGAACCCGGGTCAAAGCCAGAAGGGTCTGCCCGCCGGCCCCTCCCCCCAGGACCCCAAGCCCTCCAAGAGGGGCAGGGAAGGCTCCCCCCAGGGtgcctcctcccacccccacagCTTCCCCCACCTGCTGGTAGTAGACATAAGCCAGGATGCCCGCGATGACCTCGAGCAGGAAGAtgatgagcagcaggatgaagtactggggagggaagggggggtgAGACCCTCACAAAGTGAGTCAGCAGGCCCTGCCCTCCCCCAACTCTGGCtgcaggaggaggagaggggaaaggggagggagagagggggaggaaagtgggtaggaagagggagggaaggaatgccCCCCCTCAGCTCCCCCAAGGGCAGAAACACCCCCAAAGGCTCGGGACACACCCAGAGCTGAATAACAGCCCTCACATCAGCAGTGATCTCATGCAACCTGAGCTGAGCCTGCAGACAAAGGCCTTGTTCTCCCCCCCCCACCTGGGAGAGGGGAGACAAAGGCCTCCAGTCTGGGGCCCAGGGAGtgtctccatttcctctccaGCCCGGGCACCACAGGGCCCGGAGCCGCCCCGGGCTCAGGAACCTCCCCCTCCTGGGTTCCAGGTGTGACCCTCGccttctcatctggaaaatgggctggagaagcaAGTGGCAGCCCGCCCAGCGtctctgccaagaagaccccCGAGGGGGCCAGGAGAGCTGGACCCGGCTGCACAGTGACTTCCCCGAGCCCGTTCCCTTCTCCCCCAGGAATGGCCTTTAAGAAGTGGGCGCCACAGACATCTGGGGGTGCCAGAGGCAGGCTGACCCACCACCCCCGCTCCCCAGCGACCGGGGGCCTGACCCACCAGCCGAAGCAGGTTCCTCCGCTCCTTGAAGGTGGCGCAGCACCCCAGGATGCCCGTCACCATGACCACGGCCCCGGCCACGACCAGGATGTAGGCGATGGCCAGGTAAGTGCTGGAGGCCAGGAGGCTGATGTAGTCGCTCTTGAGGGCCAGGGTCCAGATGCCCACGGCCATGACGAACAGGCCGGCCAGCTGGCGGGACACAGAGACTCACCACCGGGCCCCTGAGCCCGCCCCGCCACGGAGGCCCTCGACACGTGAGGAGGGGGTCAAGGAGGCACCAGCCCGCCCCCCCCCAAAGGGGCCCCGGCCCTCAGTGTAACCCTGAATGGGGGTGCTGTCAGAGGGGGGCAGCAGTGTCTGGGGGACCGGGGGGCCAGGGAGATCATGGAGGCAGCGGGAGAGCGAGAGGCCAGGCAGAAGGAAGGCCCCAAGGCACAGCCTTTACCCTCCCGAGGGGCCGCCGCCCAGTGGAGGAGACCCAGGGCAGCCTAGCAGGAAGGGCTTCAGGGGGCAGGGGCGGCCTGGAAGGCCGGAGCCCAGCTCTTGGTCCGAAGCAGAGCCCCAGGTGGGGCCTGGGCGCCCCTCCCTCTCACGCCCCGCCTCCTTCTGGGAGGGGGGTCTTCCTCATCCTCCTCTGGGGGCCTGTCTTCCCTCCCCAGGCCTGGTCCTtgtctcccccttccctccccccttaccCAGAAGCAGCAGTTGAAGGTAAAGAGCAGGTACTTCAGGCAGATGGTCCCACATGTCTCCTTCTTCTCGTTATACTCGCCCATGGCGAGCGCCCAGGTGGGGAGGGGGCTCCCAGTCTAAGGGGAGACCTGGGGGGCGGCAAGGCCGGTTAGGGAGGCGGCCCGCGCGGACACCCCCTTCCTCAGGGACTCAGGACAAGGGCCGGCTTCCAGGCAGAAATGACGAGTCCAGAAGGGAAGggcccccctcctcccacccccccaGCGGCATGGCCAAGTTCATTTCCTCAGCCCTGGGGACCCAGGCGTCCAGAGGAAGCCCGAGGGCAGGAAGCCCCCCCAGGCCCAGGGAGCAGGCTCTCCCTCACACCCGGCCCCGCCCCGGCCCGCATTCCCTAGGCCCAACGTCAGGCTGGGCCCAGCCAAGGGGAGCGGAGCCCGAGCCGGGCAGGAATTGACCGGCCCTGGGGGAGGAGGAAGCTCTGGAACCCCTGGGGGAGGAGGAAGCTCTGGAACGGAGGGAGGGCAGGGAGGGCCAGTGGTCAAGGCCGGCTGCCTCTGCCCTGCTCTCCCTCCGGCCCCTTGGAGACCTCTCCCTCACCGGGGgacctggggggggagggggctggtCCCTTTTCTATAGGATGAGGCTCCGCCTCTCAGGGCCCTTCCTGCTCTAACCATTGGTCTCCAGCACCTACTAAACAGCAGAAGCTTCTCAGTGCCCCGTCTGCCCGGCTGGCTCCTTCTCTGGCTCCGACCCTCAGCCCAGCCCGTGGAGGCCGCCCCATCTGGGGTTTTTGGACAAAATGGCTGAAGGAGCCCGCAACCAGAGGAGAGGAAGGTGGGCCGGGGCGCCTGCCGGCCGGCCCCCAACCAACCCTGGACAGCAGCAGCCGCTGCTCGGCCAGCCTGACTCGGTTTCCCGCCCTCGCCTGGACTTTAGCCCCCTGGCTCCTGCCCAGCAGCCTGCCCTGCCCACTTATCGGCCGTGTGCCTCCCAGCCCTTCCTGTGCACCTGGTGTGAGGAGAGGTCCCGAGCGGGGGAAGGGGCTCCGACTGCGACTCCGGCCCCCAAAGGAGGTGGCCACTCTGGCACAGGAGAAGGGAGGGTCAAAGGCCAAGCCTTCCTAGAGCGAAGGGAGAATCTCAGGGCCCCCCCCAAGGCTCCCAGAGACCCAGCCTCTGTAAACATTCAGAGGGCGCCTGCACTCTGGGGGGCGGGGGCTCCAGGACCTCAGCAAGCTAGGGCCAAGGGCGGAGGGGGCCGGGAGACCTGGGCTACCAGGACAGCGGGCAGCCCCGCAGCCCCTCGGGAAGTCCCGTGGCTCCCAGAGGTGCCCCTCAGGGGTCAGGGCGCCCACGGGTGCCCCCCGTGCAGAGAAGGGGAAGGCGCCGGACGTGCCCCTGCCCAGCCCGGCTTCCCAGGATCTGAGCCCAGGATCTCCCAGGAGATGCGGCCCCAGAGGCTGCCCCCGCTCTCCGACAGAAATAGCCCTTCCAGTCACAGGGGACAGCCCAGGGCCCCACCCCCCACGCAGCTCCCTCCACCCCGTGGCCTGGCTCACTCCCCAGAGATGCTGGGGACAGTGGGGGGGCCCCAGCCCCCCACCAGGAGCTCCCTGCACTCAGCCAATGAGGTGGTGGGAAACAGAGGGCCCCTGCCAGGCCAAGGGGGGCTTGGAGGCCCCCACAAACACCCCCCAAACGAGCAGGCACCCCGCCACTCCTGCCCCTACAAACATCCCTGCCCTCCAGAACAGGTGCTTCATGGGGGACCCCCTCCCACTCCTTGGGACCCTCTTTCCCGGACAAGCGCGACCACCATGGCTCtagaagggaaactgaggcagggagtcAGGCGAAGGGGGCGGGAGAGTGGGAGCCTtgtgggctgggggggggggggggcagaagcAGGCCTTGGCCCTCTGCTGCTCAGGCCGGCCCGGGCCCACCCcggagagggggggaggagggagacgCGCGCGGCCCGGCCGGGGATCCCCCcggccccctccctccccttcccccgcCCGGGCGGGCGGGGGTCCGGCCTCTCACCGAGCTGTTGCGTGCGGCGGGCGCGGAGGCGGCGGCGGAGGCTCCGGTGCAGGGAGGAGACGTGGATGGGCCGGGACGGAATGTGAGGCCTCCGGGCCAGGCCCCAGACAGACCCCGCCCCGGCCGGGCCCCGCCCCCAGGGACGGGCAGCAGGCGGGCGCGCAGGCCCCCGTCCCCAACCCCGAGCCAGCGCCCCCTCCCCCAGCAGTCTGAGAACTCCGCCCCCTAGGAAAGGACGCCCCCTGGCGACCTTCGGGGGTCCCCCCTCTCAGCTTGAGGGCTCCGAGCCGGCGGCCTCAGTGGGCCCAGTCTAGGCGGCCT
Encoded here:
- the LOC141546085 gene encoding DNA-directed RNA polymerases I, II, and III subunit RPABC5; translated protein: MIIPVRCFTCGKIVGNKWEAYLGLLQAEYTEGDALDALGLKRYCCRRMLLSHVDLIEKLLNYAPLEK
- the CD151 gene encoding CD151 antigen, which produces MGEYNEKKETCGTICLKYLLFTFNCCFWLAGLFVMAVGIWTLALKSDYISLLASSTYLAIAYILVVAGAVVMVTGILGCCATFKERRNLLRLYFILLLIIFLLEVIAGILAYVYYQQLSSELKDNLKDTMVQKYQQPGQEGVTTAVDKLQQEFKCCGSNNSRDWAESTWIRSGEAGGRKFPDSCCKTVVEGCGQRDHASNIYKVEGGCISKLEKFIQEHLKIIGAVGLGIACVQIFGMIFTCCLYKSLKLEHY